In a genomic window of Actinomycetota bacterium:
- a CDS encoding pentapeptide repeat-containing protein, translated as MAEPDPKPASTVLAGPFAGAALSDARFIRADLAGADFTGAQLDGADFTGADLRGAKFPGADLSGAVLHGATLTAADLTGACLANADLRRADFSGACLANADLTGAVFDGACLAGANLTGADARSASFLRADLAKANLTNADVTGAALAGADLTDVDLTGTTGATIAVFHARNAIHWSTGKALQAIAQDRGLDDYTNEVEPVLEHARSQGVDATAPGTTQQPPSISWA; from the coding sequence ATGGCAGAACCCGATCCCAAGCCCGCTTCAACTGTGCTGGCAGGACCATTCGCAGGAGCGGCGCTGTCTGATGCCCGGTTCATCCGTGCCGATCTGGCTGGCGCGGACTTCACCGGCGCCCAACTGGACGGTGCCGACTTCACAGGGGCAGACCTTCGCGGTGCCAAATTCCCTGGCGCGGATCTGAGCGGAGCGGTTCTGCACGGCGCAACGCTTACCGCGGCGGACCTCACGGGCGCCTGCCTGGCCAACGCCGACCTCCGACGGGCCGATTTCTCGGGCGCCTGCCTAGCCAACGCCGACCTCACCGGGGCGGTCTTTGATGGCGCCTGCCTGGCAGGCGCGAACCTGACCGGCGCAGACGCCCGATCAGCGTCCTTCCTGCGCGCCGATCTCGCCAAAGCCAATCTCACAAATGCAGACGTCACTGGGGCGGCCCTGGCTGGGGCCGATCTCACCGACGTCGATCTCACCGGTACGACAGGGGCAACCATCGCGGTGTTCCATGCCCGCAACGCCATCCACTGGTCCACAGGCAAGGCCCTGCAAGCCATCGCACAGGATCGCGGCCTAGATGACTACACCAATGAGGTCGAACCAGTCCTCGAACACGCACGCAGTCAAGGCGTCGACGCCACAGCTCCCGGCACCACGCAGCAGCCACCGTCGATCTCCTGGGCATAG
- a CDS encoding TetR/AcrR family transcriptional regulator, translating into MSANPSKAIKGVHTGGAAWTQLHASIAAHALDLLVERGYDGFTVDALAASSGINRRTIYRHYPSLVDLAVAAIRQMPALATDLNRLGTPRDRILAAARESSLLPMRLPRLLATVITHAHSTPELLAAVQEHVLKPREAALAQGLEAGKAAGWARPDVQAWELSAFLNGQLINEYLGLVHFDTKAKRAQAIADGIWRLAAIDPDSDGSNSQARASS; encoded by the coding sequence ATGTCAGCGAACCCATCGAAAGCCATCAAGGGTGTCCACACCGGTGGCGCCGCATGGACCCAGTTGCACGCATCGATCGCTGCGCACGCACTGGATCTTCTGGTCGAGCGGGGCTATGACGGCTTCACCGTCGACGCCCTGGCGGCCTCCAGTGGAATCAATCGCAGGACCATCTACCGCCACTATCCCTCGCTGGTCGATCTTGCCGTAGCCGCAATCCGGCAGATGCCCGCATTGGCTACTGACCTGAATCGCTTGGGAACCCCTCGGGACAGGATCCTGGCCGCTGCTCGCGAAAGTTCGCTGCTACCGATGCGACTGCCCCGCCTACTGGCAACGGTCATCACGCACGCCCACAGCACGCCTGAACTCCTTGCCGCCGTGCAAGAGCACGTCTTGAAGCCGCGCGAGGCCGCACTGGCGCAAGGGCTAGAGGCTGGCAAGGCCGCAGGATGGGCGCGTCCCGACGTGCAGGCTTGGGAATTGAGCGCCTTCCTCAACGGACAGCTCATCAACGAATACTTGGGTCTGGTGCACTTCGACACCAAGGCCAAACGTGCGCAAGCCATCGCCGACGGCATCTGGCGCCTGGCCGCGATCGACCCGGACAGCGACGGCAGCAACTCTCAGGCGCGAGCCAGCTCGTGA
- a CDS encoding fibronectin type III domain-containing protein — translation MKTNRKATLAITTLAAGTLIYAPAAFADPVASSVIAQDPTPAPTVAPDATVIGVDANIVGGLTVTGAAGKPVTVTAKGQAPRMATAGPGAPVVFRKLSTGVPYAVAIAGRTIGIATPLAAPGAAFGLTVSTTTTPGSVQLDWQHQTARSEGKVSYTITATPTGTQLRTAAEVAPVRAIANVTSATLTGLNPDTLYTFTVTPTNTAATGQASSATMTRTLADLSAANKPAAVAIPLPKAADPAPAPAPASAPTPAGPTTRTIYVCPTGFTDAGSLCNKTQTYTFHSVTTTSPYSYHQQFVQTGSHTDYSASPNGGTYYAQDAWNGNDGSPAGYYAVIPDGYYATVKDAPPTGYTDNGSAYSKTELVKDTAPVGYSDNGTAWITTAAKVAQEVPA, via the coding sequence ATGAAGACCAACCGCAAGGCAACCCTGGCCATCACCACCCTGGCAGCGGGAACCCTGATCTACGCACCAGCTGCATTCGCCGATCCCGTCGCATCCAGCGTCATCGCCCAGGACCCGACGCCCGCACCCACCGTTGCACCGGACGCGACCGTGATCGGTGTGGACGCCAACATCGTTGGCGGCCTGACCGTCACCGGCGCGGCAGGCAAGCCCGTCACTGTGACCGCCAAAGGTCAAGCCCCGCGCATGGCTACTGCTGGCCCTGGTGCTCCGGTGGTGTTTCGCAAGCTGTCCACCGGCGTCCCGTATGCCGTAGCGATCGCCGGCAGGACCATCGGCATCGCAACACCGCTGGCAGCTCCCGGCGCAGCCTTCGGACTCACCGTTTCGACAACGACAACCCCGGGATCCGTGCAACTGGACTGGCAGCACCAGACCGCGCGCAGCGAAGGCAAGGTCAGCTACACCATCACGGCCACTCCAACCGGTACGCAACTGCGCACTGCTGCAGAAGTCGCGCCGGTGCGCGCAATAGCCAACGTGACCAGCGCAACCTTGACCGGCCTGAACCCCGACACCCTGTACACCTTCACCGTCACCCCCACCAACACCGCAGCCACGGGACAAGCCTCATCGGCAACGATGACCCGTACCCTCGCCGACCTGTCCGCTGCCAACAAGCCAGCAGCTGTAGCTATACCACTGCCCAAGGCCGCTGACCCTGCTCCAGCCCCCGCACCGGCTTCGGCACCTACTCCTGCCGGCCCAACCACGCGCACGATCTACGTCTGCCCCACCGGATTCACCGACGCGGGATCACTGTGCAACAAGACGCAGACGTACACCTTCCACTCCGTGACCACCACAAGCCCCTACAGCTATCACCAGCAGTTCGTGCAAACCGGATCGCACACCGACTACTCCGCCTCACCAAACGGTGGCACCTACTACGCGCAAGATGCCTGGAACGGCAACGATGGCAGCCCCGCGGGCTACTACGCCGTCATCCCCGACGGGTACTACGCAACAGTCAAGGACGCCCCGCCTACCGGGTACACCGACAACGGGTCCGCGTACAGCAAGACCGAACTCGTCAAGGACACAGCCCCTGTCGGCTATAGCGACAACGGAACCGCCTGGATCACCACCGCAGCCAAGGTCGCCCAAGAAGTCCCCGCCTAG
- a CDS encoding helix-turn-helix domain-containing protein — MAANVDSLLTIEQAAEILAVNTRMIRRLVESRRIAFVKVGRHVRFRESDLVSAMQAWTIQPSARSVSRRG, encoded by the coding sequence ATGGCTGCTAACGTGGACAGCCTTCTGACGATCGAGCAAGCAGCTGAGATCCTCGCGGTGAACACACGCATGATTCGCCGTCTCGTCGAGAGTCGGCGCATCGCCTTCGTGAAGGTGGGGAGGCATGTGCGGTTTCGCGAATCGGACCTCGTGAGCGCCATGCAAGCGTGGACGATCCAGCCGTCTGCACGATCCGTATCCCGCCGGGGCTGA
- a CDS encoding type IV toxin-antitoxin system AbiEi family antitoxin, with translation MPTASELADWLLSRGRSAVTTEQAAELLGVQRDQVRVRLHKPVADGSLFSPGRGLWIAIAPKYRTWGAPPAVEFIDTLMTHLDRAYYVGWLSAAEIHGAAHQRPQATQIAVDRPTENRSFGRAHLRFYRQSKAAGLPRQHHSVESGQVWISTPELTAVDLVDRPELGGGVSNVATVLYELAESVPLDPEGLAVVAAGFSTTAVRRLGFLLDLVGADVDTGPLGHRATVQPMGHPALLDPRMPRRGHVDLRWGICVNTDVEPDL, from the coding sequence ATGCCGACTGCCAGCGAACTCGCAGACTGGCTCCTGTCTCGCGGACGCAGCGCCGTGACCACGGAGCAAGCCGCCGAGCTCCTCGGGGTGCAGCGCGACCAGGTGCGGGTTCGCCTGCACAAGCCGGTGGCCGATGGCAGCCTGTTCAGCCCTGGCCGCGGCCTGTGGATCGCGATTGCGCCGAAGTACCGCACCTGGGGGGCTCCACCAGCCGTGGAGTTCATCGACACACTCATGACGCACCTGGACCGGGCCTACTACGTGGGTTGGCTATCAGCAGCTGAGATCCATGGCGCCGCTCATCAACGCCCGCAGGCAACGCAGATTGCCGTGGACCGGCCCACTGAGAATCGATCCTTCGGGCGGGCGCATCTGCGCTTCTACCGCCAGTCGAAAGCCGCGGGCCTGCCTCGTCAACATCACAGCGTGGAGTCCGGGCAGGTGTGGATCTCAACGCCTGAGCTGACCGCTGTGGATCTCGTGGACCGCCCTGAACTGGGCGGCGGGGTCAGCAATGTCGCAACCGTGCTGTACGAACTCGCCGAGAGCGTTCCATTGGACCCCGAAGGTCTTGCAGTTGTCGCCGCGGGGTTTTCGACCACGGCCGTCCGCCGGCTCGGATTCCTGCTGGACCTGGTCGGAGCCGACGTCGACACCGGCCCGCTGGGCCACCGTGCAACCGTGCAACCAATGGGCCATCCCGCACTGCTGGATCCACGCATGCCCCGACGTGGCCATGTCGACCTCCGGTGGGGCATCTGCGTGAATACCGATGTGGAGCCCGACCTGTGA
- a CDS encoding nucleotidyl transferase AbiEii/AbiGii toxin family protein has protein sequence MIPAAFVTDWSLHAPWPTMAQVEQDLLLSRVLIEIYRDPYLSRELVFRGGTCLHKLHLNPPRRYSEDLDFVRTTQSGIAPITQAVSALGQRLGFEVSTRISQQPKIYLRTRAADGSTLRIKVEINTHERSPALPLIAIPHVVGSPWWTGQAEILTFTPAELVSTKIRALHQRKKGRDLFDLWLALTDLGIDPDDILAAYPTYAPPGLTSKRAEADLRAKMADPGFREDIAPLVEPWPIGYNIDAAGELVIAQLLSKLPRP, from the coding sequence GTGATCCCAGCCGCGTTCGTCACCGACTGGAGCCTGCACGCTCCGTGGCCCACCATGGCCCAGGTGGAGCAGGATCTGCTGCTCAGCCGGGTGCTCATTGAGATCTACCGCGACCCGTACCTCAGTCGCGAACTCGTCTTCCGCGGCGGAACATGCCTGCACAAGCTGCACCTGAATCCGCCTCGCCGCTACAGCGAGGACCTGGACTTCGTGCGAACCACGCAGTCAGGCATCGCCCCCATCACGCAGGCAGTCAGCGCCCTGGGTCAACGCCTGGGCTTCGAGGTCTCCACACGCATCAGCCAGCAGCCGAAGATCTACTTGCGCACAAGAGCTGCGGACGGCTCGACCCTGCGGATCAAGGTCGAGATCAACACGCACGAGCGCTCCCCCGCCCTCCCGCTTATCGCCATCCCGCACGTCGTCGGATCGCCGTGGTGGACGGGCCAGGCGGAAATTCTCACCTTCACCCCAGCCGAACTGGTGTCAACGAAGATTCGCGCCCTGCACCAGCGCAAGAAGGGCCGCGATCTGTTCGACCTGTGGCTAGCCCTCACGGACCTTGGTATCGATCCGGACGACATCCTTGCCGCCTACCCCACCTACGCCCCGCCCGGGCTCACCTCAAAGCGCGCCGAGGCAGACCTGCGTGCCAAGATGGCTGACCCCGGCTTCCGCGAGGACATCGCACCACTGGTTGAGCCTTGGCCCATCGGCTACAACATCGATGCCGCCGGTGAACTGGTCATCGCGCAGCTGCTCAGCAAACTCCCTCGCCCCTGA
- a CDS encoding exo-alpha-sialidase: MTKHTMVRTALSVSVVLAALVVGDSLASAAELPGEPCSKPGEVKPLGAGAIECINGTWAPSSKPAAGAPVGNATGAPAAPPKPAAAAKTAGIFKSVGPVLTQDTFGGTGKQVADPTAIRLADGRIRLYSWVNPTGLRTATSTDATGTKFVADSVAPLKSMAGQPRAVRVDASRIRLFYTSAGTITAAISTDNGLTFTEEGPVITSAQAGFEPGTLSLVRVAGGYRAYFSNLEKPGVQAERVMRTATSTDMLTWTMGPQLAMSGSHPFALTDAKGRIALYYAADRGASYGIFMSTSANGTAFGSEKFVISGGGDPDIISSGKNKWLMYYGSEVSPSLGFGVLVARSLTNAIPK; encoded by the coding sequence ATGACAAAGCACACCATGGTGCGCACCGCGCTTTCCGTGTCCGTCGTACTCGCCGCGCTTGTCGTCGGCGACTCGTTGGCAAGTGCCGCTGAGCTGCCGGGCGAGCCCTGCAGCAAGCCCGGCGAGGTCAAGCCATTGGGGGCGGGAGCCATCGAATGCATCAATGGCACATGGGCGCCGAGCTCGAAGCCGGCAGCCGGTGCTCCGGTTGGCAATGCCACGGGTGCCCCGGCCGCGCCGCCCAAGCCGGCCGCGGCGGCCAAGACCGCGGGCATCTTCAAGTCTGTCGGCCCAGTGCTCACGCAGGACACCTTCGGCGGCACAGGCAAGCAGGTGGCCGATCCGACAGCGATCCGCCTCGCCGACGGCCGCATCCGTCTGTACTCGTGGGTCAACCCCACGGGATTGCGCACGGCGACCTCGACGGACGCTACCGGGACGAAGTTCGTCGCTGACTCGGTGGCGCCACTGAAGTCGATGGCCGGGCAGCCGCGCGCCGTGCGCGTGGATGCCAGTCGCATCCGGCTCTTCTACACCAGTGCTGGCACCATCACTGCGGCGATCAGCACAGACAACGGGCTCACGTTCACCGAGGAGGGGCCAGTCATCACCAGCGCCCAGGCCGGCTTCGAACCCGGCACGCTCAGCCTCGTGAGGGTTGCGGGCGGCTACCGTGCCTACTTCTCCAATCTCGAGAAGCCGGGGGTGCAGGCCGAACGAGTCATGCGCACGGCGACCTCGACCGACATGCTCACATGGACCATGGGTCCGCAGTTGGCCATGAGCGGCTCGCACCCATTCGCCCTGACGGATGCCAAGGGCCGGATCGCGCTCTATTACGCGGCCGACCGTGGCGCTTCGTACGGCATCTTCATGTCCACGAGCGCCAACGGCACAGCCTTCGGCAGCGAGAAGTTCGTCATCTCGGGCGGTGGTGACCCCGACATCATCAGCAGTGGCAAGAACAAGTGGCTCATGTACTACGGCTCGGAGGTCTCACCTTCGCTCGGCTTCGGCGTGCTCGTTGCACGATCATTGACCAATGCGATCCCGAAGTGA
- a CDS encoding DUF167 domain-containing protein: MRITLRVKPGASRARVGGSYGEPAVLIVAVHAQPVDGQANAAVIDALATALDVRRAEVSVVTGHTGRTKVVEIECADAAAVQARVDELLQA, encoded by the coding sequence CTGCGGATCACGTTACGGGTGAAGCCAGGGGCCTCCCGCGCACGCGTCGGTGGCTCCTACGGCGAGCCCGCGGTGCTGATCGTCGCTGTGCATGCGCAGCCGGTCGACGGCCAGGCCAACGCGGCTGTGATCGATGCGCTTGCCACAGCGCTCGACGTGCGCAGGGCCGAGGTGAGCGTCGTGACCGGTCACACAGGTCGCACGAAGGTGGTCGAGATCGAGTGCGCTGATGCTGCCGCAGTGCAGGCGCGCGTCGACGAGCTGCTGCAGGCCTAG
- a CDS encoding zinc ribbon domain-containing protein YjdM → MDQTPPCPLCSCEFTYELSGLFVCPECAHEWSMQDGADDGTAAVVTRDAVGNVLTDGDSVTIIKDVKVKGSASPLKVGTKVRDIRLVQGAGDHDIDAKVDGFGPMMLKSSVVKKA, encoded by the coding sequence ATGGACCAGACGCCCCCATGCCCGCTGTGCAGTTGCGAGTTCACGTACGAATTGAGTGGGCTGTTTGTGTGCCCGGAGTGCGCCCATGAGTGGTCAATGCAAGACGGTGCAGATGACGGCACCGCGGCAGTTGTCACTCGCGATGCCGTGGGCAATGTTCTGACCGACGGCGATTCGGTGACCATCATCAAAGATGTCAAGGTCAAGGGCAGCGCGTCACCGCTCAAGGTCGGCACCAAGGTGCGCGACATCAGATTGGTGCAAGGTGCGGGTGATCACGACATCGACGCAAAAGTCGACGGCTTCGGCCCGATGATGCTCAAGTCGAGCGTGGTCAAGAAGGCCTAG
- a CDS encoding enoyl-CoA hydratase-related protein: MERHELEAVIYEKDGPIARIILNRPEKANAQSSAMVWDVENSLNDAENDYNIKVVIMKANGRGFSAGHDVPASGGPAYPEFAEAAEHGHPWAGQAKLFTWPVLHLWEFRKPTISAVQGYCIGGGTYFALLNDIVIASEDAYFQMPLPQGLGFPGGETLIEPWVTMNFHQTYEYLYLSQTIDAHEAKRIGMVNRVVPLDELEQTAELIAWQIAQAPLSVLMGIKAGVKRTWETMGMRVSLQNSLQMMEITGHAGDVADWRKENAEKGYGPAPRRVAQQRAEIALEEAQKRFPNIKG; encoded by the coding sequence ATGGAACGTCATGAACTTGAGGCCGTTATCTATGAGAAGGACGGGCCTATCGCTCGCATCATCTTGAACCGCCCAGAGAAGGCCAATGCCCAGAGTTCAGCGATGGTCTGGGACGTCGAGAACTCCCTGAACGACGCGGAGAACGACTACAACATCAAGGTCGTCATCATGAAGGCCAATGGCAGGGGCTTCTCTGCCGGACATGATGTGCCCGCCAGCGGCGGTCCTGCTTACCCGGAGTTTGCCGAGGCGGCCGAGCACGGCCACCCGTGGGCCGGACAGGCCAAGCTGTTCACGTGGCCAGTGCTCCACCTTTGGGAGTTCCGCAAGCCGACCATTTCGGCCGTCCAGGGCTACTGCATCGGCGGTGGCACCTACTTCGCACTCCTGAACGACATCGTTATCGCTTCAGAAGATGCGTACTTCCAGATGCCATTGCCACAAGGTCTGGGCTTCCCCGGCGGCGAGACGCTGATCGAGCCTTGGGTCACGATGAACTTCCACCAGACCTATGAATACCTCTACCTCTCGCAGACCATCGACGCGCACGAGGCAAAGCGCATTGGCATGGTCAATCGTGTGGTGCCGCTTGACGAACTCGAGCAGACGGCTGAACTCATTGCCTGGCAGATCGCGCAGGCTCCGCTTTCGGTGTTGATGGGCATCAAGGCAGGAGTAAAGCGCACCTGGGAGACGATGGGCATGCGTGTCAGCCTGCAGAACAGTTTGCAAATGATGGAGATCACCGGTCACGCTGGCGATGTTGCGGACTGGCGCAAGGAGAACGCTGAGAAGGGCTACGGACCAGCACCCCGCAGGGTTGCCCAGCAGCGTGCGGAGATCGCTCTGGAAGAAGCCCAGAAGAGGTTCCCAAACATCAAGGGCTAG
- a CDS encoding NAD(P)-dependent alcohol dehydrogenase has protein sequence MRAQVLTGAGILGLEIRNLPDQAPGPGEIAVRVGATSLNFRDLLLARSASNRIPLSDGAGTVSAIGDGVSAVAVGDRVAGCFFQDWLDGRMEAKYHEAALGGSIDGMLAETVILSQDGVVTSPRNWTDEQTATLPCAGLTAWNALVEGQHIRAGSTVLLLGTGGVSVFGLQFAKMLGARAIITSSSDAKLERMRELGADVTINYRTSEEWQLEVLDATGGAGVDLVVEVGGGATLQRSMSCTRFGGEIALIGMVSGQAPIDPFPLLSRSANLRGVYVGSRRMFSEMVAAIDVNAMQPVVDRVFAFEQAQDAYRHLRAQEHVGKVVISV, from the coding sequence ATGCGAGCACAAGTACTGACTGGCGCCGGAATTCTAGGCTTAGAAATACGAAATCTGCCTGATCAGGCCCCCGGACCAGGTGAGATCGCAGTTCGAGTAGGTGCCACCTCACTCAACTTCCGCGACTTGTTGCTTGCGCGCAGTGCGAGCAACCGCATCCCACTCTCAGATGGCGCTGGAACCGTGAGTGCTATCGGCGATGGAGTCAGTGCTGTCGCTGTTGGTGATCGCGTCGCGGGCTGCTTCTTTCAAGACTGGCTCGACGGCCGGATGGAAGCCAAATACCACGAGGCGGCTCTGGGTGGCAGCATCGACGGGATGCTCGCCGAGACCGTGATCCTGTCCCAAGACGGCGTTGTCACATCCCCTCGCAACTGGACGGATGAACAGACGGCGACCTTGCCGTGCGCCGGGCTCACTGCCTGGAACGCGCTGGTCGAGGGCCAACACATCCGCGCAGGCTCAACGGTCCTCTTGCTTGGCACAGGCGGAGTCTCGGTATTTGGCCTTCAATTCGCGAAGATGCTTGGAGCCCGCGCGATCATCACCTCGAGCAGCGATGCGAAGCTGGAGCGCATGCGCGAACTTGGCGCAGACGTGACCATCAACTACCGCACGAGCGAGGAATGGCAACTTGAGGTCCTCGATGCCACTGGTGGTGCGGGTGTTGATCTTGTAGTTGAGGTCGGCGGTGGAGCCACATTGCAGCGTTCAATGAGTTGCACCCGATTCGGTGGCGAGATTGCGCTGATCGGCATGGTCTCTGGGCAGGCACCAATCGATCCCTTTCCGCTGCTTTCTCGAAGTGCGAACTTACGAGGGGTGTACGTCGGGAGTCGTCGGATGTTCTCCGAAATGGTTGCGGCGATTGACGTCAACGCTATGCAACCCGTAGTCGATCGAGTCTTTGCATTTGAACAAGCACAAGATGCCTACAGGCATCTGCGTGCTCAGGAGCACGTGGGCAAAGTCGTCATCTCCGTCTGA
- the dnaG gene encoding DNA primase gives MAGRIRDEDIALVRERARIDDVVREYVTLKSAGGGSLKGLCPFHEERSPSFHVTPSRGMWYCFGCGEGGDVLGFLQKIDHLSFAESVEKLAGKTGVELRYVDGGAAINRQQGQRTRLVEAHKLAAQFYLEQLASPDAQIGRDFLNSRGFDADSAKNFGVGYAPKSWDALLNTLRKQGFTDAELLAGGLLSQGNRGVYDRFRGRLVWPIRELSGDVIGFGARKLYEDDDGPKYLNTPETPIYKKSQVLYGLDMARKEISKQQQAVIVEGYTDVMACHLAGITTAVATCGTSFGSDHIKVLRRLLMDDDQMRGEVVFTFDGDAAGQKAALRAFDEDQRFVTNTFVAVEPSGMDPCDLRLAKGDEAVVALVDHRVPLFQFAIKSILAGHDLERAEGRIAALREAAPVVAKIKDAALRPEYTRLLAGWLGLDVAAVTAAVGQRPAPTQRPSFNQAPAAEPRPTPTQEIPIADGPAFTIEREALKCALQLPSAVEEWYPALEASAFTHPRAREVHTAIVIAGLPTARVDGLRWIDAVLAASPDDEVRRMVRELSVDPLPSDAINSDRYATSLIARLLELDAGRRILDVRGRLQRTASEEQGEEHQELFTQLLELETYRRSLQAAALGEQT, from the coding sequence ATGGCAGGCCGGATTCGCGATGAAGACATCGCTCTGGTGCGCGAGCGAGCCCGCATCGACGATGTGGTCCGTGAATACGTCACTCTGAAGTCCGCCGGAGGTGGCTCCCTCAAGGGGCTTTGCCCCTTCCATGAGGAGCGATCACCCAGTTTTCATGTCACTCCAAGTCGAGGCATGTGGTACTGCTTTGGCTGCGGTGAGGGCGGCGATGTTCTTGGGTTCCTGCAGAAGATCGATCATCTGAGTTTCGCTGAATCTGTTGAAAAGCTCGCTGGCAAGACGGGTGTCGAACTGCGCTATGTCGATGGTGGAGCAGCGATCAACCGGCAGCAGGGGCAGCGCACCCGTTTGGTTGAGGCGCATAAATTAGCCGCACAGTTCTATCTCGAACAGTTGGCCAGTCCTGATGCTCAGATCGGCCGTGATTTTCTGAACTCCCGAGGCTTTGATGCTGACTCGGCCAAGAATTTCGGGGTCGGTTACGCACCGAAATCCTGGGATGCGCTCTTGAACACTCTGCGCAAGCAGGGGTTCACTGACGCCGAGTTGCTTGCCGGTGGGCTGCTGAGCCAAGGCAATCGTGGCGTCTACGACCGCTTCCGCGGGCGTCTGGTCTGGCCAATTCGCGAGTTGAGCGGCGATGTGATCGGCTTTGGCGCTCGCAAGCTCTATGAAGATGATGACGGTCCCAAATATTTGAACACACCTGAGACGCCTATCTATAAGAAGAGTCAGGTGCTCTACGGGCTCGATATGGCTCGCAAGGAAATCTCCAAACAACAGCAGGCAGTCATCGTCGAGGGCTACACCGACGTGATGGCCTGTCATTTGGCCGGCATCACCACTGCGGTCGCTACCTGTGGCACGTCATTCGGATCCGACCACATCAAGGTGCTGCGACGACTTCTGATGGATGACGATCAGATGCGCGGTGAGGTGGTGTTCACCTTCGATGGTGACGCAGCTGGGCAGAAGGCCGCGCTTCGCGCCTTCGACGAAGATCAGCGCTTTGTCACCAATACCTTTGTCGCAGTTGAGCCCTCCGGTATGGATCCTTGTGATCTGCGTCTTGCCAAAGGTGATGAAGCGGTGGTCGCGCTTGTGGATCACCGAGTGCCGCTCTTCCAGTTTGCGATCAAGTCGATACTGGCGGGTCACGATCTTGAGCGCGCCGAAGGGCGAATAGCTGCCTTGCGCGAAGCCGCACCTGTGGTTGCGAAGATCAAGGACGCTGCCCTCCGACCCGAGTACACTCGCTTGCTTGCCGGTTGGTTGGGGCTTGACGTTGCGGCCGTGACTGCTGCCGTTGGCCAGCGTCCAGCGCCAACTCAGCGCCCGAGTTTCAATCAGGCGCCCGCGGCTGAGCCAAGACCAACTCCGACTCAGGAGATCCCAATCGCTGATGGTCCGGCTTTCACCATTGAGCGCGAGGCCTTGAAGTGCGCTCTGCAACTGCCTTCGGCTGTCGAAGAGTGGTACCCGGCACTTGAAGCCTCTGCCTTTACGCACCCGCGAGCTCGCGAGGTGCACACCGCCATTGTGATCGCCGGATTACCCACTGCCAGAGTCGACGGCCTTCGGTGGATCGATGCCGTACTTGCAGCATCACCTGACGATGAGGTGCGTCGAATGGTCCGTGAGCTGTCGGTAGATCCACTGCCATCGGACGCCATCAACAGCGATCGTTATGCCACCAGTCTCATCGCTCGACTTCTTGAGCTTGATGCCGGTCGCAGAATCCTCGATGTGCGCGGACGCCTCCAGCGCACTGCCTCCGAAGAGCAGGGCGAGGAGCACCAAGAACTCTTCACCCAGCTGCTTGAGCTTGAGACCTATCGACGCTCTTTGCAGGCCGCGGCCTTGGGCGAGCAGACATGA